The DNA segment ACTGGATGGCAAGCCGCCCGATGCCCGGCCACGCGAAGACGGTTTCCGTCACGACCGCGCCGGCGAGGAGCTGGCCGAGCTGGAGCCCGGTGATCGTGATGATCGGCAGTGCGGCGTTGCGCAGCGTGTGCTTGCCGACCACCAGCGTCTCGGACACGCCCTTCGCGCGCGCGGTGCGCACGAAGTCCGCGCGCAGCACCTCGAGCACGGCCGAGCGGGTCAGCCGCGCGATCGACGCCATCGCGAAGGCGCCGAGCGTGATCCCCGGCAGCACGAGGTGGCGCCAGTCCCCGCGCCCCGAGGTCGGGAAGAGCCCGGCCTGCAGCGACAGCACGAGGATGAGGAGGATGCCGAGGAAGAACGTCGGCGCCGACTGGCCGACGAGCGCGACGCCCATCGCGACGTGGTCGACGAGCGTGTTGCGCCGGATCGCGGAGACGAGCCCCACCGGGACCGCGATGATGGCCGCGAGGACGAAGGCCGTGAGCGCGAGCTCCAGGCTCGCCGGCAGATAGCCCGCGACCACCGTCATCGCCGGCTGGCGGAAGTGGATCGAGCGGCCGAAGTCACCGCGCGCGACGTTCACGAGGAAGATGCCGTACTGCACGATCAGCGGCCTGTCGAGGCCGAGCTCCGTGCGTACGCGGAAGATCTCGCTCCGCGGCGCGTCGGGAGGCAGGAGGAGCGGCACCGGATCCCCGGACAGCCGCATGACGACGAACACCACGGTGGACACGAGCCACAAGGCGACAAACGCCCGCGCCAAGCGGGTGCCAAGAAACGAGAGGAAGCCGCGCATCAGGGAAGCGCTGGCGCTGGCTGCCCGCCAGTCCGAGCGCCGGCTCCGCCGGCGCAATCCTCCTGGGGGGAGGCAGGCCGAGCACGGGCCGTCAGGCCCGTGCCGGCCGTCGGAAGGGGGGCGAAGCCCCCCTCCGAGTTTAGCTTCGTCGGAATTTGAAGTTGAACTTGCGGATCTCGAACTGCTGGTTCGGATTCGGCGTCCACTCGACGTGCTTCTGCAGGCCGTAGTCCTCGTACGGCTGGACGACGGGGATCCACGGCAAGTGTTCGAGAAAGATCCGCGTCATCTTCTTGTACGCCTCGCCGCGGAACTTCTCGTCGACCGAGAACCGCGCGGCGCTGCCCAGCTCGTCGAACTCAGCGTGGCGCCAGTAGTCCTGGGGGCCGCCGGGGCCGAGGAGGCGCCACATCATGCCGTCCGGGTCGCCGAGCGTCGAGGTCGGATCCGACCACCACAGTCCTTTGAACGTCTTGTCGCGGTTCTTTTGCGCGCGCACCGAGTATTCGAAGACCTCGACCTTCGCGTTGACACCGACGTCGCGCCACATCCCGACGATGGCTTCGGCCATCGGTTTGTCGTTCGCCATGTAGCCGACCGTCGTCTCGACGACGATCTCTTCGTTCCGATAGCCGGCCTTCTTCAACCGCTCGCGCGCCTCCTTGGGGTCGTACTTGAGCGCCGGCAGCGACGTGTCGAAGTGGTTGTCGCCCTTGGCGATCGGCCCGCTCGGCACGATCCCCCGCCGGCGCCAGAGCTCCTTCACGACCGCGTCGCGGTCGATCGCGAGCGACAGCCCCTGCTTCACGAGGGGGTTGTCGAGTGGCTTCACCTTCGAGTTCACGGCCAGCACGTAGAGGCCCGCGTAGAGCGCGCCCACCACGCGCGTGGAGGCGTTGCCGCTCACGCGCTCGCCGTGGTCGGGCGGCAGCTGCGTGATGACGTCCACCTCGCCCTTCAGCAGGGAGGCGATCCGCGGCGCCGTCTCGGGAATCGCGCGGAAGATCATCCGGTCGAAGTCGGACTTGCCACCCCAGTAGTCCGGGTTGGCCTCGAGCACGGCCTTGTCGTCCTTCGTCCACGACACGAACCGGACCGGGCCCGTGCCCACCGGCTTCAGGTTGAACGCGTCGGCCTTCACCGCCTCGAGGTATTTCTTGGGCACGATCTGGCCGCCGTAGAACGCGAGCCGCGCCGGCAGCAGCGGGTCCGGCTTCTTCGTGTGGATGACGAGCGTGCCCGCGTCCGGCGCTTCGATCCGGTCGATGGACGTGAACACCGTGCTGACGCGGACCTTCGCGGCGGGGTCGAGCGTCCGCTCGAGGCTGAACTTCGCGTCGGCCGACGAGAACGGATCGCCGTTGTGCCACTTCACGCCCTGGCGCAGCTTGAAGGTCCACGTCGTGGGCGCCGTGAGCTTCCACTCGGTCGCGAGCCCCGGATAGAGCTTCTGGTCGGGATGCCGGGAGATCAGGTTGTCGAACACGTTGAACGACACGCGGATGTCGTTCGCCGAGGTGCTCATGTGCGGATCGAAGGCGGCGATATCGCCGCCCTGGGCGACCACGAGCTCACGCTTCTGGGTGGTCTGGGCCCGAGCCGGCGAGGCAAGGGGGGCCACGGCGCCGGCCGCGCCGAGGGCGGCCATGCCTTTCAGGACGTCACGTCGGCTGATTTCGGCCATGGGATCCCTCCATTGAGAGTGGGCGTCCTCCCCTGATCATCGTGGTGGGGTCAGGCGGGTCGTGGGGGCAGCCCCCGGCTGACGGCGTCGTGGACCATGCGCACGAGCGTGGTGATGTCGAAGACCGGCAATCCCGTCGCGGCCTGGAGATCTGCACGATAGGGCGGCATGTTGGTGCACTCGAGGACGATGGCGCCGATCTCCGGATGAGCCGCGAGCATCCGGCGAGCCACCGTCAGGTGCTCCTGGCGCGCCAGCTCCACGTCGAGCTCGAGCTGGTCGTCGAGGAGCACGCGGGTGAACTCCTTCTCGGTCTCCATTCCCGCGATCACCGTGGGGATGCTCTTGGTGATCCCCGCCCCCGTGAAGTGCTCCGGACGGAGCGATGACGCGTCCACCGTCATGATGCCCACGGTCCGGCCGGGCGCGAGCATGCGGTGGACGAGCGGCACCAGCATGAGGCTCGAGGTGAAGACGGGAATCGAGACGGCGGCCGCCACCTCGTCCTGGAACTTGGCGAGGAAGCCGCAATTGGTCGTCACCGCCCGCACCCCCTCGCGCTCGAGGGCCCGGGCGCCCTCGATGAAGGCGGGCAGGAGCTCGCGCTGACCGTGGCGCACCACGCGGTCCGGGGAGGCGCCCCGCACCCGGTGGTAGAGCACGGGGAAGTCGAACGTTGCCGCATTGCCCATGTCGCCGGGGATGCGGGGGAACTGGGTGTCGAGCATGAGGATGCCGACCGAATGGCCAAAGATGTTCTGCCCGCCCCGCACCCGGGTCATTTGTTCATGCCCCCAATCATTTCAGCCCTCACCTCGCCGCTGATCAACTCAGCACTCGCCTCAGGGCTTCGCCCTTCAGCTCGAAGGGCCACGCCTGCGGCTCGTCGGCAGCGTCTCGGCTCGAAATGCGGATTCAGACGACTAGTTCAGCTGCGCGAGCTTCTGTCGCGCTTTCCTGAGGTGACCTTTCACGGCCTCGTGGTCCGTGGTATTCGGGAACTCGGTCAGATAGCGCTCCAGGTCCGCGAGGCCCCGCTGGGTCTCGCCCATGTTGCTCCAGGCCATGCCGCGATCCCGCCACTCCCCTGCGGCTTTCGGATCGAGAACGAGGAGGCGGTCGATGGCGCCCACGACCTTGTCCCAGGCTTGGCGCTGCCAGTAGATGGCCTTCAGGTTGGCAAGCATGCGCGCCAGGAGCTGTCGGCCGGAGACGGGCGCGTAGTGCTCCTGGGTCAGCGTCACCCTCCGCCCGAGGACGCGCCCCACCAGCTGCTCGCAGCTCTCGGGAGTGAGGAGGGCGCCGCCATTGAAGGGATCGAGGAAGATCTGTGAATCGTCGAGCCGCGCCCCCGCGATGAAATGCCCCGGCAGCCCGATCCCCTCGACGGCCAGGCCCAGGCGCTTGCCCACCTCGATCAGCACGAGCGAGAGCGTGATGGGGATGCCCTGTCTTCGATCGAGCACGTCGTTGAGAAAGCTGTTGCGAGGGTCGTAGTAGTCCTCGCGATTGCCCGTGAAGCCCTGCTCGACGAAGAGGTATTCCCTCAGGCGATGAAGGCGCCCCAGCGGGTCGGTCGAGCGCCGCGCGCCGTCCACGCCACGGGCGAGCCCGTCCAGTCGTTCAAGGTACGCGTTGACGTCGAGGGCCGGATACTCCCACCGGCCGATGGTGAGCGCGGCCCGGGCGAGATCGAGGCGGCCATCGGGCCGTGAGACCAGCCCGGCGAGCTCTCGGAGCGACGGGTCGGCGCCCATCAGCAGCCGGGGGCGTGATGGATGCCCGCGGTCTTGAGGGCGGCCAGCTGGATTTCCTCGGCCAGCGACATGGTGCGCGCGGCGGCCCGGCGGGCCGCTTCCTGGTCATCGGGGGTGGTGGCGAAGCGCAGGAGCAGCGAGCGGCCGAGCTGGTGATGAAAGTACTCGTCCGGCTCGATGACATCGCGGTAGAGGGTGGCCGTGACCTTGTCCCCTGCCCGGTCGCAGAACTCGATGAACTGGCGATTTTTCACCACGGCGATGGCTTCGCGGGTGAACTGGCCGGCGGCCACCCGCTCGACGGTGGTCTTGAGCGTCTCGAGATACTGGAAGAGCGGGCCATAACCCTTGGCGAGCGGGTTGAAGCCGGCCGCCTCGAATCCCAGCTCGCGCAGGCGGTCGGCGATCATGCGGTAGTGCTTGGCCTCATCTCCCGCCTGCCGGGCGAAGGCCATCTTGACGTCCACGTCGTCGGTGGTCACCTGCCAGCGCGCGGCGATCTCCGTCGCCTCGATCTCGTTCCTCAGGGCAACTTTGAGAAGGTTCAAAACGGTGAGGTCACCCTCGACCTCGGGCTTGAGGGTGGCGTCGGGGGCCAGCCGCTTGAGGATGGCCTGGTTGCGCCCGTCGAGATCCCGGACGAACTCTTCGGCCGTCACGCCACCACTCCCGTCTTCAGGAGCTCGGGCAGCTCCCGGGTCAGGGTCTCCTTCGTGACGACCCGGCGGCAATGGTGGTGGAGGGGCTGGGTCTCGCGGGCCAGGACGTGCGTGGTGAAGCCGAGCACGGGCGGAGGCGGCACCGCGACGTCGAGGGTGTGGAACACGGCATCGTAGTCGAGGTCGCGGCTCGTCAGATCGACGATGACGAGGCCGGCCGGCTCGCGGAGGGCGGCCGCCAGCTCCTCGGAGGTTCTCGCGAAGAGCAGCGGAGTGCCAGCCATGCGGGCCGTCTCACGAATCCGGGCGACGAAGAACAGGTCCTTGACGACCGCCACGACCCTGGCCGGCATGTGGATGGGCGGTCAGTCGTCCTGCTCGGTATGGCCCAGCCAGTATCGGTTCCACTCGGCCAGGTGGGTCAGCGTCGCCAAGTCGCGCATCCGGTCGAGATAGACGACCCCGTGGAGGTGATCCGTCTCGTGCTGGACGACACGGGCGAAGAACTCTTTGAGCTCGCCCTCGATGCGCTGGCCCTCGCGATCATAGGCCTCGAGGCGCACCGCCGCGTAGCGCGGGACCATGCCGCGCATGTCGGGGACGGACAGACACCCTTCCCAGCCCTCTTCCATTTCCGCGGTGAGCGCCGTCACCACCGGATTGATGAGGATGGTGAGGGGGATGTTCGGCGCCTCGGGATACCGGGGATTGCCGTTGACCTCGGCCACGCAGATCTGCTTGAGGACGTGCACCTGGGGAGCGGCCAGGCCCGCGCCGTTGTACTCGCGCATGGTCTCGACCATGTCGTCGATGAGCCGCTGGATCTCCGGAGAGCGGATCTCCTCGACGGGGACGGGCAGGGCCGGCTGGCGCAGCACCGGATGACCCAGACGAGCCACTTTCAAGATGGCCATAGGATCGTTTCTCGCCTGAAGTGTAGCACGGCTTCCTACCCGGTCTTGAGTCCCAGGACATTGAAGGCGGGGATGGGCTTGGTGAATCCCTTGAGAGTCAGCTCCCCCATCGGCTCGCACGTGATGAGTCCTTCGACCTTGTACAGCACGCGGGAGGAGATCAGGATCTGGCCGGGCTTGGCCTCGGCGCAGAGGCGCGCGGCCAGATTCGAGACCGAGCCGATGGCGCCGTAGTCCCAGCGCCCTTCGAAGCCGATGGCGCCGAGGGTGGCCGGTCCATGCGCGATGCCCATGCCGAAGTGCAGGTCATAGCCGCGCCGCCGCCACTCGGGCACGAGGGCCTCCACCCTGCCTCGCATGCGGAGGGCCATGCGCACGGCCCGCTCCTCGGCATCACGCATCTCGACCGGATCGTTGAAAAAGACCATGAGACCATCGCCCGCGAAGTGCTCGAGGGTGCCTTCGCTCCCGAGGATGAGCCGCCCCATCTCGGCGTGGTACTCGTGCAGCACGTCCATGACCTCTTCGGGCTCGGCGATCTCCGCGAAGGCGGTGAAGCCTCGGAGGTCCACGAACACCACGGTGATCTCCCGCCGGTGGCTCTTGAGCGGGTCCTCGGCGCCGCCGCTCACGATGAGCTCGGCGAGCTGGGGCGAGAAGAAGCGCTTGAGCCTCCCCAGCCGCTCGAGCTGCGCCACCTGGGCCCGGACGCGCTCCTCGAGGTTGGCGTTGAGGTCGGCGAGCTCGCCCGCCTGCGTCTGGACGGTATCGTAGAGATCCTTGATTCTGAGGAGCGAGCGCACGCGGGCCACCAGCTCGCCCGTGTTGACGGGCTTGGTGAGGAAGTCGTCGGCGCCGGCCTCGAGCCCCTTGATGCGCTCGCGGGTCGGGTCCAGGGCCGTCACCATCACCACGGGCAGGATGCCGTACTCGGGGTTGGCGCGGATGCGCCGGCAGACTTCGTAGCCGTCCATGCCCGGCATCATGACGTCGAGAAGCACCAGGTCCGGCCGCTCCGCCTCCACCCGCTCGAGGGCCTCCTGGCCGGAGGCCGCCGTCAGAGTCGAGTAGCCCTTGGCCGCGAGGAGATCCACGAGCATCTTCACGTTGTGGACAGTATCGTCCACCACCAGAATCTTTGGAGGCATTGCATGGACGCTAAGCCCGGTCCGCTCACGTGTCAAGGCATGGGGCGTTCTTGACTCACGGGAAGGCCGTTGCTAGCATGCCGCTCACGGCCTTTCGGCCGCCTTCATGGGCGCTCACGAGGACGGACTTCCCGTAGGGTCAGCGCCATCGACCCCGGTGGCCGACCCGGGCATCAGCGAGCGCTCCGCGGGGTTCCTGCTTTCCCACACGCCCCTGGGATCTCTCGTGCGCGCGGTGGCCCGGCTGCGTCTCTCCGTCCACTTCAAGCTCCTGGCCGGCTTTCTGCTCGTCGTCATCGTGGTCGCCCTCATGGGGGCCGTGAGCCTCGAGATCATCACGCGCATGTCGCGACAGAGCGAGTCGATGCATCGCGCCCACCAGCGCGTGAGCTCGGCTCGGCAGGCCCAGCACGCCCTGGCCACGCAGATGAGCTTCACCGCCATGGCCCTCCTCCTGAGGGACGAGGCGACCATCGCGAGCATCCTCCGCGAGAACAATCGCCTGAACGCCATGCTCGCGGAGATCGAGGAAGGCGCGCCCGCCGACGAGCGCGAGATCATCCAGCGCATCCGGACCGCCCAGGGCGAGGTCATGGCCACCGTGGCCGACGTGGCGAACCTGGTTCGCGACGGCAAGATCGAAGAGGCGATGCAGCTCCAGCTCACCACCGGCTATCCTCTCTTCCAGCAGGTCGAAGGCCTCGTCGAGCAGGTGGTCCGGCTGGAGGAGAGCAGCATGGGCCGGCTTCGCGCCGCCACCGCGCTCGCGAACCGTCAAGCCTTCTACCTCATGGGCGGCCTCATCGTCGCCTCCATCCTCCTCGCCCTCCTCCTGGGCTTCGTGACGTCATGGTCCTTCATCATCCCCGTGCGGGAGGCCCAGGGCTTCCTCGGACGTCTGTCCAAGGGCGACTTCGGCACCAAGGTCGTCGTCCCGAATCGAGACGAGTTCGGCGCCCTCGCCGCCCGCATGAACGACATGAGCGCCGAGCTGCGGCGGCTCTACGAGGACCAGCGCGAGGCCGCCCATCAGCTGGAGACGCTCAACCGTCAGCTCGCGCGCGCGAGCCAGGCCAAGTCGGAGTTCCTGGCCAATATGAGCCACGAGCTGCGCACGCCCATGAACGCCATTCTCGGCTTCACCGAGATGATCCTCGACGACGTCTATGGCGAGGTGCCGGCGGAGGTGCGGGGCCCCCTGGAGGACGTGCAAGCCTGCGGCCGCCAGCTCTTGCGCCTCATCAACGACGTGCTGGATGTGTCCAAGATCGAGGCGGGGCGCATGGAGCTGAGCTTGACCGACTACTCGGTGGCCGAGGTCGTGGAAACGACGCGCACCTCCCTGCGCTCCCTGGCTGCCGAGAAAGGGCTCGAGTTCATCGCGGAAGTCCAGCCCGACATCCCGCTTGCCTATGGCGACGGCAAGCGGATTACCCA comes from the Candidatus Methylomirabilota bacterium genome and includes:
- a CDS encoding ABC transporter permease, whose translation is MRGFLSFLGTRLARAFVALWLVSTVVFVVMRLSGDPVPLLLPPDAPRSEIFRVRTELGLDRPLIVQYGIFLVNVARGDFGRSIHFRQPAMTVVAGYLPASLELALTAFVLAAIIAVPVGLVSAIRRNTLVDHVAMGVALVGQSAPTFFLGILLILVLSLQAGLFPTSGRGDWRHLVLPGITLGAFAMASIARLTRSAVLEVLRADFVRTARAKGVSETLVVGKHTLRNAALPIITITGLQLGQLLAGAVVTETVFAWPGIGRLAIQ
- a CDS encoding ABC transporter substrate-binding protein, producing the protein MAEISRRDVLKGMAALGAAGAVAPLASPARAQTTQKRELVVAQGGDIAAFDPHMSTSANDIRVSFNVFDNLISRHPDQKLYPGLATEWKLTAPTTWTFKLRQGVKWHNGDPFSSADAKFSLERTLDPAAKVRVSTVFTSIDRIEAPDAGTLVIHTKKPDPLLPARLAFYGGQIVPKKYLEAVKADAFNLKPVGTGPVRFVSWTKDDKAVLEANPDYWGGKSDFDRMIFRAIPETAPRIASLLKGEVDVITQLPPDHGERVSGNASTRVVGALYAGLYVLAVNSKVKPLDNPLVKQGLSLAIDRDAVVKELWRRRGIVPSGPIAKGDNHFDTSLPALKYDPKEARERLKKAGYRNEEIVVETTVGYMANDKPMAEAIVGMWRDVGVNAKVEVFEYSVRAQKNRDKTFKGLWWSDPTSTLGDPDGMMWRLLGPGGPQDYWRHAEFDELGSAARFSVDEKFRGEAYKKMTRIFLEHLPWIPVVQPYEDYGLQKHVEWTPNPNQQFEIRKFNFKFRRS
- a CDS encoding aspartate/glutamate racemase family protein → MTRVRGGQNIFGHSVGILMLDTQFPRIPGDMGNAATFDFPVLYHRVRGASPDRVVRHGQRELLPAFIEGARALEREGVRAVTTNCGFLAKFQDEVAAAVSIPVFTSSLMLVPLVHRMLAPGRTVGIMTVDASSLRPEHFTGAGITKSIPTVIAGMETEKEFTRVLLDDQLELDVELARQEHLTVARRMLAAHPEIGAIVLECTNMPPYRADLQAATGLPVFDITTLVRMVHDAVSRGLPPRPA
- a CDS encoding tetratricopeptide repeat protein, with amino-acid sequence MGADPSLRELAGLVSRPDGRLDLARAALTIGRWEYPALDVNAYLERLDGLARGVDGARRSTDPLGRLHRLREYLFVEQGFTGNREDYYDPRNSFLNDVLDRRQGIPITLSLVLIEVGKRLGLAVEGIGLPGHFIAGARLDDSQIFLDPFNGGALLTPESCEQLVGRVLGRRVTLTQEHYAPVSGRQLLARMLANLKAIYWQRQAWDKVVGAIDRLLVLDPKAAGEWRDRGMAWSNMGETQRGLADLERYLTEFPNTTDHEAVKGHLRKARQKLAQLN
- a CDS encoding ferritin-like domain-containing protein; its protein translation is MTAEEFVRDLDGRNQAILKRLAPDATLKPEVEGDLTVLNLLKVALRNEIEATEIAARWQVTTDDVDVKMAFARQAGDEAKHYRMIADRLRELGFEAAGFNPLAKGYGPLFQYLETLKTTVERVAAGQFTREAIAVVKNRQFIEFCDRAGDKVTATLYRDVIEPDEYFHHQLGRSLLLRFATTPDDQEAARRAAARTMSLAEEIQLAALKTAGIHHAPGC
- the def gene encoding peptide deformylase: MAILKVARLGHPVLRQPALPVPVEEIRSPEIQRLIDDMVETMREYNGAGLAAPQVHVLKQICVAEVNGNPRYPEAPNIPLTILINPVVTALTAEMEEGWEGCLSVPDMRGMVPRYAAVRLEAYDREGQRIEGELKEFFARVVQHETDHLHGVVYLDRMRDLATLTHLAEWNRYWLGHTEQDD
- a CDS encoding response regulator, which encodes MDDTVHNVKMLVDLLAAKGYSTLTAASGQEALERVEAERPDLVLLDVMMPGMDGYEVCRRIRANPEYGILPVVMVTALDPTRERIKGLEAGADDFLTKPVNTGELVARVRSLLRIKDLYDTVQTQAGELADLNANLEERVRAQVAQLERLGRLKRFFSPQLAELIVSGGAEDPLKSHRREITVVFVDLRGFTAFAEIAEPEEVMDVLHEYHAEMGRLILGSEGTLEHFAGDGLMVFFNDPVEMRDAEERAVRMALRMRGRVEALVPEWRRRGYDLHFGMGIAHGPATLGAIGFEGRWDYGAIGSVSNLAARLCAEAKPGQILISSRVLYKVEGLITCEPMGELTLKGFTKPIPAFNVLGLKTG
- a CDS encoding ATP-binding protein codes for the protein MADPGISERSAGFLLSHTPLGSLVRAVARLRLSVHFKLLAGFLLVVIVVALMGAVSLEIITRMSRQSESMHRAHQRVSSARQAQHALATQMSFTAMALLLRDEATIASILRENNRLNAMLAEIEEGAPADEREIIQRIRTAQGEVMATVADVANLVRDGKIEEAMQLQLTTGYPLFQQVEGLVEQVVRLEESSMGRLRAATALANRQAFYLMGGLIVASILLALLLGFVTSWSFIIPVREAQGFLGRLSKGDFGTKVVVPNRDEFGALAARMNDMSAELRRLYEDQREAAHQLETLNRQLARASQAKSEFLANMSHELRTPMNAILGFTEMILDDVYGEVPAEVRGPLEDVQACGRQLLRLINDVLDVSKIEAGRMELSLTDYSVAEVVETTRTSLRSLAAEKGLEFIAEVQPDIPLAYGDGKRITQCLTNLVGNALKFTKEGTVAIRARHEGDQVVYSVSDTGIGIAPDQLDHIFGEFRQVDASISREFGGTGLGLSITKTFVELHGGRIWVESKPGRGSAFHFAIPLRVAEVTEGA